In the Kribbella sp. NBC_00482 genome, one interval contains:
- a CDS encoding S8 family serine peptidase: MSRPTQLLRLAVPAALVAAGLVALSGSSGTAAVSAEPNVLHAKFRPSTASGPAYDAKSVIVKFKPKATTSARKAALAKAKGTPDVSVTSDVVTVTGDAPAPELLKKVKADPSVELASLNYIRKKSATPNDWLYTNYQKYLSTVRVNSAWDLSKTAGTQTIGVLDTGVDAGHPDLVGHLLPGYNTFNTALPPNDGDGHGTAVTGIIAAGTSNGIGVAGVAWNAKVRPVKVLDDGGSGDDSNLINGINWAVKNGVRVINMSLGGEGDDPVLHQAIQNAVAKGVVLVAAAGNSGGDSSNHFPGAYPEVLSVGATNQAGVLTSFSSYGDAVDIAAPGYDITSTAPRAQTEAGYEPYWLGLSGTSFSSPIVAGVAALVRNKWPSLTPDQVMARLKATARDAGPRGNDPYYGAGILDAYQALGGKWTTDFPQGVADKNDQPARAGELIAGVAVSSTISVEGDVDWYKLPTDYAHQVRIDVSGQMFDSGAFAQNFGPVVSAYDENLKPLAFVQKPKPPEDSQGYEIPQPLTASTYVTVPAGPMYVAVRNANGSRDSRTYSLKVTNADGNVGPAPIDAYPVRDVQPTNLSSGVSVLAKPTVSFPREVDENSVTNGGVKLLNGKTGAVIPATVTYDQSVRRAEITPASPLAEATPFRIVADGVVSLDPTVPMVPFTSVFSTEDLAPGRVQLVGVGAYLAANLTWTIPPTTDLDQVIIRRNVGSKAPTPTTGTLVYAGTGGSVKNTGLAQGTTYTYAAWIKDRAGHYSAQAAVKQLLGMKSGISVTSTLINYGGAITIKGSTLRIDNVAYAGLPVNVYVRPKTSSKFTLLAALKTSATGTLSVTHKPLVSSVYMLTFPGNGILMGTRTVDVTVQVRPTISAALSPASIRLGGTTAFSGYVAPAHAGQNVYLQQYGSKVWKSIASVKLTTSGKYAFGIKPAVRGQIAYRVYFPGDADHAPAYTVNKIATIS, from the coding sequence TTGTCCCGTCCCACCCAATTGCTGCGCCTGGCCGTGCCCGCGGCCCTCGTCGCAGCCGGCTTGGTCGCCCTCTCCGGATCGTCCGGCACCGCCGCGGTCTCCGCCGAGCCGAACGTTCTGCACGCGAAGTTCCGGCCTAGCACTGCTAGCGGCCCCGCGTACGACGCCAAGTCCGTGATCGTGAAGTTCAAGCCGAAGGCCACCACCTCGGCCCGGAAGGCCGCGCTGGCCAAGGCCAAGGGCACGCCCGACGTGTCGGTCACGTCCGACGTGGTCACCGTGACCGGTGACGCACCGGCGCCCGAGTTGCTGAAGAAGGTCAAGGCCGATCCGTCGGTCGAGCTTGCCTCGCTCAACTACATCCGGAAGAAGTCCGCGACCCCGAACGACTGGCTGTACACGAACTACCAGAAGTACCTGTCGACCGTCCGCGTCAACAGTGCCTGGGACCTCTCGAAGACCGCCGGCACCCAGACGATCGGTGTCCTCGACACCGGTGTCGACGCCGGCCACCCGGACCTGGTCGGTCACCTGCTGCCCGGCTACAACACGTTCAACACGGCCCTGCCGCCGAACGACGGCGACGGCCACGGTACGGCGGTGACCGGCATCATCGCGGCCGGTACCAGCAACGGGATCGGCGTCGCCGGCGTCGCCTGGAACGCCAAGGTCCGCCCGGTCAAGGTGCTCGATGACGGCGGCTCGGGCGACGACTCGAACCTGATCAACGGCATCAACTGGGCGGTCAAGAACGGCGTCCGGGTGATCAACATGTCGCTCGGCGGCGAGGGTGACGACCCCGTCCTGCACCAGGCAATCCAGAACGCCGTCGCCAAGGGCGTCGTACTGGTCGCCGCGGCCGGCAACTCCGGCGGCGACTCGTCGAACCACTTCCCAGGGGCGTACCCAGAGGTCCTCTCGGTCGGCGCTACGAACCAGGCCGGCGTACTGACCAGCTTCAGCAGCTACGGCGACGCGGTCGACATCGCCGCCCCCGGCTACGACATCACCAGCACCGCGCCCCGCGCGCAGACCGAGGCCGGCTACGAGCCGTACTGGCTCGGCCTCAGCGGTACGTCGTTCTCGTCCCCGATCGTCGCCGGCGTCGCCGCCCTCGTCCGCAACAAGTGGCCGTCGCTGACGCCGGACCAGGTGATGGCGCGCCTGAAGGCCACCGCCCGCGACGCCGGCCCGCGCGGCAACGACCCGTACTACGGCGCAGGCATCCTGGACGCCTACCAGGCCCTCGGCGGCAAGTGGACCACGGACTTCCCGCAGGGTGTCGCGGACAAGAACGACCAGCCCGCCCGCGCCGGTGAGCTGATCGCCGGCGTCGCGGTCTCGTCGACGATCAGCGTCGAAGGCGACGTCGACTGGTACAAGCTGCCGACGGACTACGCGCACCAGGTCCGCATCGACGTCAGCGGGCAGATGTTCGACTCGGGTGCCTTTGCCCAGAACTTCGGCCCGGTCGTGTCGGCGTACGACGAGAACCTCAAGCCGCTGGCCTTCGTGCAGAAGCCGAAGCCTCCGGAGGACAGCCAGGGGTACGAGATCCCGCAGCCGCTGACCGCATCGACATACGTCACCGTCCCTGCCGGACCGATGTACGTCGCGGTCCGGAACGCCAACGGGTCGCGGGACAGCCGTACGTACTCGCTGAAGGTCACCAACGCGGACGGCAACGTCGGCCCCGCGCCGATCGACGCGTACCCGGTGCGGGACGTGCAGCCGACGAATCTGTCCTCCGGTGTCTCGGTCCTTGCCAAGCCCACGGTCTCCTTCCCGCGGGAGGTCGACGAGAACAGTGTCACCAACGGCGGCGTGAAACTGCTCAACGGCAAGACCGGTGCGGTGATTCCGGCGACCGTCACCTACGACCAGTCCGTCCGCCGGGCGGAGATCACGCCTGCGTCCCCGTTGGCTGAGGCGACGCCGTTCCGGATCGTCGCCGACGGTGTCGTCTCGCTCGATCCCACGGTGCCGATGGTGCCGTTCACCTCGGTGTTCAGCACCGAGGACCTCGCCCCAGGGCGGGTGCAGCTCGTCGGGGTCGGCGCCTACCTGGCCGCCAACCTGACGTGGACGATCCCGCCGACCACGGACCTCGACCAGGTGATCATCCGGCGGAACGTCGGGAGCAAGGCGCCGACGCCGACGACCGGGACGCTCGTCTACGCGGGCACCGGGGGCTCGGTGAAGAACACCGGGCTCGCGCAAGGTACGACGTACACTTATGCCGCCTGGATCAAGGACCGGGCCGGGCACTACAGCGCCCAGGCCGCGGTGAAGCAGCTGCTCGGGATGAAATCGGGCATCAGTGTGACGTCGACGCTGATCAACTACGGCGGGGCGATCACGATCAAGGGCAGTACGCTCCGGATCGACAACGTGGCGTACGCCGGGTTGCCGGTGAACGTGTACGTACGGCCGAAGACGTCCTCGAAGTTCACGCTGCTCGCGGCGCTGAAGACGTCCGCGACCGGGACGCTCTCGGTGACGCACAAGCCGCTCGTGTCGTCGGTCTACATGCTGACGTTCCCGGGCAACGGGATCCTGATGGGCACCCGCACAGTCGACGTCACCGTCCAGGTCAGGCCGACGATCTCGGCCGCTCTGTCGCCGGCCTCGATCCGCCTCGGCGGGACAACCGCGTTCAGCGGCTACGTCGCTCCGGCGCACGCGGGGCAGAATGTCTATCTGCAGCAGTACGGCAGCAAGGTGTGGAAGTCGATCGCCTCGGTGAAGCTCACCACCTCGGGCAAGTACGCCTTCGGCATCAAGCCCGCCGTACGCGGCCAGATCGCCTACCGCGTCTACTTCCCCGGCGACGCCGACCACGCCCCGGCCTACACGGTCAACAAGATCGCCACCATCAGCTGA